A window from Montipora capricornis isolate CH-2021 chromosome 7, ASM3666992v2, whole genome shotgun sequence encodes these proteins:
- the LOC138056294 gene encoding zinc finger protein 862-like produces METLRHLTVDLGAVDDDPEHTCQIPSFRNVLVLDGNMKNARQVCMVKDADKSFDVAEAKEVQYPNNPPAQVALAAQEPQVPAGVPNEQRDVENAQPHNYEKHPRESIDFSIHGCSAEMKTIMPTMMNLPAFGGSFMMKIKAIKLHANSEMHKTAINKEHLQRVSPFHNEVQQQETMKNEVLVKVFSSLYWLAKEEIANKKATQLIELLERLGLEEMRHFKHRSRASIREVFLFLGKAVKNRVITDAASSDAFGCLADEVRDISVLQQFVVFKYVNSSGKPQTDFLHTQHMANGATGEELAKCLKNIVQECQMELKKMKSCVTDGAGAMTGRHNGMAAIIKRDVPDLINIHCVCHRLALACADASKELSYIKKVEGLLLQVWKFYEYSPKKTAKFAIVQGQLLNLLPKEQLSEAKKHMKKAKKAVASRWLSFDASVGAMIQEFIAHLQTFEFFKEEDAAACGLLTQTRCHKFIAVSYCLAKLDDVLKRKDVILATLSDDLAENGKFGLAGIQITEASTTFLGGLLTIYVAKLKENISARFPSLPLVQAFSIFDLQPLPAKEATDFKTYGVNHVATLADHFGVTEYVDVEALKSEWEHFKFVAQDLKTECPMTTTPQPGNTPTEWLLTKLCSISSFKAMFPNLVKLATVAQTLPVTNAWPERGASALKRIKTRLRNSLKDDMLESLLQITINGSSVSQAKDVVEQAVGLWLQEKQRRKLPK; encoded by the exons ATGGAGACTCTTCGGCATCTCACAGTGGATCTCGGTGCAGTCGATGATGACCCTG AGCACACTTGCCAAATTCCAAGCTTCCGAAATGTTCTTGTGTTGGatggcaacatgaaaaatgCCAGGCAAGTCTGCATGGTCAAAGATGCAGATAAG TCTTTCGATGTGGCTGAAGCCAAAGAAGTCCAATATCCAAATAATCCTCCAGCTCAAGTTGCTCTTGCGGCTCAAGAACCTCAAGTGCCTGCCGGTGTTCCTAACGAACAACGGGACGTGGAGAATGCTCAACCACACAACTACGAG AAACATCCAAGAGAATCCATCGATTTCAGCATTCATGGTTGTTCAGCCGAAATGAAAACCATAATGCCTACGATGATGAATCTACCGGCATTTGGTGGCTCGTTTATGATGAAAATCAAG GCCATCAAACTTCATGCGAACAGTGAAATGCACAAGACGGCCATCAACAAGGAGCACCTGCAAAGAGTGTCACCATTTCACAACGAGGTGCAACAACAAGAAACCATGAAAAACGAAGTCCTTGTGAAAGTCTTTTCTTCCTTGTACTGGTTAGCCAAAGAAGAgattgcaaacaaaaaagcgACACAGCTGATTGAATTATTAGAAAGGCTTGGTTTAGAAGAGATGAGACACTTCAAGCATAGGTCAAGAGCTTCTATCCGTGAAGTATTTCTTTTCCTGGGGAAAGCTGTTAAAAACAGAGTTATTACTGATGCTGCCTCCTCAGATGCATTTGGCTGTCTTGCTGATGAAGTAAGAGATATCTCAGTCCTCCAACAGTTTGTAGTCTTCAAGTATGTTAACTCCAGCGGAAAGCCACAGACCGACTTCTTACACACACAACACATGGCCAATGGTGCCACTGGAGAGGAGCTAGCCAAATGCCTCAAGAATATTGTCCAGGAGTGCCAAATGGAGTTGAAAAAGATGAAAAGTTGTGTTACTGATGGGGCAGGTGCAATGACTGGCAGACACAATGGAATGGCAGCAATCATCAAGAGAGATGTTCCAGATCTCATCAACAtccactgtgtgtgccacaggCTTGCACTTGCATGCGCAGATGCGTCTAAGGAGCTGAGTTATATCAAGAAAGTTGAAGGTCTCCTCCTACAAGTATGGAAATTCTACGAGTATTCTCCCAAGAAGACAGCAAAGTTTGCCATTGTGCAGGGGCAGCTACTCAACCTTTTACCAAAGGAACAACTTTCTGAGGCCAAGAAGCACATGAAGAAGGCAAAGAAAGCAGTTGCAAGTCGCTGGCTTTCCTTTGACGCGTCTGTAGGGGCAATGATTCAAGAATTTATTGCACACCTTCAGACATTTGAGTTCTTCAAAGAGGAGGATGCTGCTGCCTGTGGTCTTCTTACACAAACCAGATGTCACAAGTTTATTG CTGTCTCATACTGCCTTGCCAAGCTTGACGACGTCCTCAAAAGGAAGGATGTAATTCTTGCAACACTGAGTGACGATCTTGcagaaaatggaaaatttgGCTTGGCTGGGATCCAAATCACTGAAGCAAGTACTACCTTCCTTGGTGGCTTACTGACAATATATGTtgcaaagttgaaagagaaCATATCAGCAAGATTCCCATCCCTACCACTTGTTCAAGCCTTTTCAATATTCGATTTGCAACCTCTCCCTGCAAAGGAAGCCACTGATTTCAAGACATATGGGGTGAACCATGTAGCCACACTTGCAGATCACTTTGGTGTCACAGAGTATGTGGATGTTGAAGCCCTCAAGTCTGAGTGGGAACACTTCAAGTTCGTTGCACAGGATCTGAAGACCGAGTGTCCTATGACCACCACACCACAGCCGGGAAATACTCCAACTGAGTGGTTGCTAACCAAGTTATGCAGCATTTCCTCATTTAAAGCAATGTTTCCGAACCTGGTGAAATTGGCCACTGTAGCCCAGACCTTGCCTGTGACTAATGCCTGGCCAGAAAGGGGCGCAAGTGCATTGAAGCGGATAAAGACAAGGCTCCGAAATTCGTTAAAAGATGACATGCTTGAGTCCTTGTTACAAATTACCATCAATGGGTCCTCTGTGTCACAAGCAAAAGATGTGGTAGAACAAGCAGTTGGCCTCTGGCTTCAAGAGAAACAACGAAGAAAGCTGCCAAAATAA